CCTTTTCTAAtgtgaaatgattttttccttaaaattaaCTTTATCGTCTAAATATTTCTGGATGTGTTTTACTTTCCTTGTCTTACTTTCAGTTCTTGCGAAACATTTCAAGCCTCACATTGATAATTTCAGTCAGCAAACTTTTTCTCAAGCATGTCCAGATACGTCACTCCAGTGCATGAAcctatattttgtaaataggatcgtaaaatatttgtggcgctgtactcacacacaccaaccaacGTGTAGACAGCAAACAGTCCTGTCGTCGTACAAAGACTCACACGGAGGTTCTGGAGACAAGGTCACGATCAAGAAAGTAAATATTCTCGCCCTCGGTGACACAATGTAGTGTGGCCAGCATCGCCAGGCTCCACCCAATGTCCAGCCAGTCATCATTCCACTGGATGATCAAGGATGCGTTTGTCGTCTCAGCTCGCCACCCTGTCTTACGACCTTTAAGTTGGATCCTCTGTCGCCCTCGGATGTCTGCCGAGTGTTACATGGGAAAACATGCGACGGGaccccgagagagagagagagagagacagccaCACAGACCTAAGATTGTCTGTCTGGGCGACCTGGCCAGTGTGGCCGTCTGTCCGTCTACCCGAGTGGTCTGTGAATATTCGCTGTATGTGTTGCTTGCCTTTAACAATGATTTCTTTCACAGAGTCCGTAGATCCTCGTCTGACCAGAGGATAGCGGAGTTGCAGGCCTTGTTGGCGTTGACCGGAAATGGAGGGCGGGTGGCTCATGGACAGTTTGACCCTCTCAGAATGTAGGTAACAACGATAACTGTGCTATCATCCATGTCGTCGAGTTGCGTCCCTTCCCTCGCCGGCCGGGAAACGCCATCAGCAACCTTTCTGATGACGTCAGTCCAGTGCGTCATGTGTCCATGTGACGTCACATTGGAACGTTGTCTGTCGTTGACGTCACTTTGGTAGGCCGAGCAGTCATGCACGTCACTCGTGGTCGTCTCTGTGACGCCGTCTTTCGTACGTTCCAACAGCATGCAGAGTGGCTTTGTGCCTCAttctgtgtttatatgtgttgtgtgtgtgtttgcgcgtgtgtttgcctgtgtgttgtgtgtgtgtgtttgtgtgtgtgtgtttgcctgtgtgttgtgtgtgtgtgtttgtgtgtgtgtgtttgtgtgttgtgtgtgtgtgtttgcctgtgtgtgtgcgtttgcgtgtgtgtgcgtgtgtgtgtgtgtgtttgttgtgtgtgtgtgtgtgtgtgtttgtgtgtgtgtgtgtgtgttgcctgtgtgtgtgcgtttgcgtgtgtgtgtgtgtacgtttgtgcgtgtgtgtgcgtgcgtttgcgtttgtgtgtgtgcatttgcgtgtgcgtgtgcgtttgcgcgtgtgtgtttgcatgtgtgtgtgcgtttgcgcgcgcgcgtgtgtgtgtgtgtgtgcccgcgcgCTCTAAActactagtgtgtgtgtgtcaacctGCTCGCTTATAACTGTGCTCTGCATGAGTGCTCCACTAACTGCTGTTGGCTGTGTTTACGTGATGTGAACGTATTGACAGCTcacactttgtttgtttgttcattaaTTAGTCTGTTGATTATCAAACATAACATggatgctgtctgtctgcttccAGTTTTGTTCATTTGCATTTGTTACATGTTTTTTCTCTGTCTACACTGTAACAGTGGAATGatcttattgtttattattacattacAAGCTACAAACATTTGGCACCAGCGTGGACATACAACCTACAGGTAATCTACAGTGTAATCTACGGGTAATCTAAAGGTAATATGCAAGTCTCGGGATTTTTGTCGTGTGACAACAAGCTTAGAATTGTTGTCCAGCTGTGGCGTCACACTCAGCTGTACGTCACAGCTGCTGTCACGTGCCACGTTTAGAAAGACAAACAATGTCACGATGTCTGTCGTCCATGTAGTGATTGTCACGATGTCTGTCGAGCGTTCCGGGCAGTGGGTACACATACCACGACCTCACACATCAGTCAGCGAATGCTGTTGAAGTTTTCGTCGTAGGAGCACGGTGCCAGGCATAGTTGTCTTgatacttgtttttcttgtcgTTGTTTGTTGATGACTGTGGTAAGAGTTGGAAGTCGCCCACTGTGACTAGATATTTAGTAAGCGAGCTGTGACTAGGAAAGCCTCCCATAATGTCGTTGGTTGTAACGTTGGTGTACTCATCGCTGCAGCGGCAAGAAGAAGCGGGACTTCACAGACGAACAACGGTACCAACTGCTCCGCTCACTCGTGGAGAGGGCCGCCCTGGAGAACGCCGCCAACCTCCCCAACTGGTGAGACCTGCACTCAGCATGACAGGGATGTGTCAggacatccacacacacacatagacactctgtacacacacatagacacacagacacacactgtacacacacacacacacacacactctgcatacacacacagacacactctgTACACACATGTATGTGTCTACTTAGTGACTGGATAACACATTGTCAGTCTGTACATTCAAGGGAGCGCACTGCCATGTTGATATCCCTGGCACTGACATGACTTACTTCCCTTCACCATCACAACCTCATTTACTTTCTGTACTTGTCTGTGTACAAATCTCGTGTATAGTTCTACAGTATCAAAGACACAAAATACATTTGTGTcacatttattctttgttttctttatttcaactGGTTCAGTCATGCGACTAACCCATCGCATGCTTTCAGCTGACCCCGCAATGACTCCGCCTAAAACATTCATACCTCCTTTAtctcttcataccttcatccattgctgtACATTCTATCtctatctttatgttgttcagtgtgcctgtATGAACCTCACTGTTATCTTTCacttatcattactggtctgcacagagggtgatctatcttggtcgtgatgccgCGTGTTatgagttattattattaaactttgtATAAGAAAAAGTCACGTGCTGCACATGGCTCAGAAAATGTAACTGTCAATCTCTTTTGACGGAGTTACTAGGCTCTTGTGATCAAAGCTTCTTTGACAATCATACCCAGTCTTTTGGGAGAGTGGGGAGGGGATGGTAGCAGATGAAGCGCAATGTTAATACATGATTAGTCATTATCTAATATACAACTAACACTTTATCAAATTATGCAACAAACTCATAATAATTACACGCGCGACTATGAtcgatgcacacacacaccgaagGACAGAGAAACACGTGCACATGTTACGGACACGAGGCTGTGGCATGCACTAGGCGCACCTCCCAGACTGGGAAAAGGTCGTGGGTGCTGCTGACCTTATCACCTGACGCCGACTGCGGAAATGAAGTGTCCTGGCTGTGGCTGTCGTCAGAGTGTAAAACACCTTCACAGCGAGTGCTGTCACCTGTTTCAGCAGTTCGACTCACACGCCAGGTAACCCCACCTaacacgtggtcacgtgacacccatGGGGTGTAAAGGGGTCAGACTGCCCCAGGGTCGTCTTCTCATGTTGGCGCCAAAACATTCTTGTCACAAGTCTCCGTGAAACGGTTGCCTTGCCAACAGGTTTCCATTTTCACTTGGGGGCTAAACTAACCTGTGTTTAGGAAACCCGTAAACGCATTTTGTCAATCTTCTGTTGCAGATCGTGCATCTCCTGTTGTTACCACCACCGGTGAATCGGTCCTCGTCAAACGTTTCAGCATCAACATCGCCCCTCCAGCCCTTGGCTCCCTCCCCACCTGTGCTGCATGGACTCACCCACCCCATCGTACAATGCCAGAGTGATGTGCTCTTGTCTGTGTCTGCTGTCAGCGGCCACTGCCTGGACCACCCGACCGCCAAGTCAGGTCCCCGCAGGACTGACGACAACAACGATGACTGTCTACATCAGTGACGACACTAGCAGAGGACAGTCTGGTGTCCCAACACCTGGCCTCACACAATCACTTGCTGTGAAGGGAGGACGAAGGCTGTTTGATTAATAAAATCTTCCACACTGTCATCGCAAGACTCAGCTTCATTGGCATGAATGTGTGGTACAGAGCTGAGTGTCTTGTGATCGATTCTTGTGTTGGGCTTTGTTTatctatttgtttgtttgctttgcttaCTGCACCAGTGTGTGTGGTTAGTTGAAACTCGGATGACAACCTCTCTAAACATTTCTAAATGACgaaagttttgaaaacaatCATGTTTCATTCGTACCGGAAAGTTCAGCTGCAACCAGAATTCCTATCTTCCCCTCCAGTCATCACTGCCCGTAGCTTTCCAAGTCCTTCACTTGCTCCCTCACTTTGTGAACTGATGATGTTGTACATTGGTCAGTGTGCAGACCTACACTTTGGCAACAGgcaagggagggggagggggaggtacTTGTTGGGAAAAGATACAATGGCACCTGTGCATCCTAAACCAAAAAGACCGGCAACGAAGGTTACAAAGGGTATCTGAGTACAAAGACTGAACCGTCCATCCGTCCAGACTTTTTCACACCACACTATCATCATCTGCAACTCCTACTACCACCATAGCTTCTACCAATGACAGTGAAAACTTCAAGTGTCGGCATAATCAGACCGTGTCTGGGCCCCTCATCAGTTCCTGCTACGAATAGTGATAATCACTACACACTATTAATTAATGCAAATTATTAGTAAAGTAATTAGTAGTATTGCGGCAGAATgatgtacgaccagaaacagtcttcAAAAACGTCGGATCcgcgcgggccgtatgttgcccacccctgagtTAAAAGCTACACCAGTCAGTCAGGTACACTTCGCTGATTGCTGAGCAGGTAGGTGCGTGTGGTAGCGAGGgcaagtcgttgccctgggcaacatggggaactgcAGGACCCACAATATCCTCCTCTAGAGGTTAGACCCTCACTTTGCCCCGGGCAGATGACTTACTCGCTAACTACTGCCCCAGGGACTCACTAACACCAGAGGGTGTGACCAACAGTCACCACAGGTGAGACAACACCTGGACTTGTCAATACACATCCACAGATAGACTCACGGCGTAGTGTGACGGATAACAGAAGGTAAACCTCGTTGTTTTATTCCACAGATAATAACAGCGATAAACTTGACATAATCTGAGTGTGACTGCTGACTACAGTGACAAACTTCAAGGCTTTgattaaacaacaaataaacaacttcCAAAAGTCTACCTAC
This is a stretch of genomic DNA from Pomacea canaliculata isolate SZHN2017 linkage group LG3, ASM307304v1, whole genome shotgun sequence. It encodes these proteins:
- the LOC112560658 gene encoding uncharacterized protein LOC112560658 isoform X2; its protein translation is MEKQILIVIATCLAGILFLTSSQASPVPDAVRVRRSSSDQRIAELQALLALTGNGGRVAHGQFDPLRIGKKKRDFTDEQRYQLLRSLVERAALENAANLPN